The following proteins are encoded in a genomic region of Cryptomeria japonica chromosome 11, Sugi_1.0, whole genome shotgun sequence:
- the LOC131070823 gene encoding uncharacterized protein LOC131070823, translated as MYVAYILNYTISLPRKKLVERRKINDGYLMNSIFVSRCERGNLVTSFLQDRRRNGLKCFTKTSHISSGRKQELSFLHSSSRSWNTTVLGRKVAGSNINLVIPCEKKNDVVIRYFMLRATQLINSKARRIQVMQRHAFRKYQFVQTL; from the exons ATGTATGTGGCGTACATTTTAAACTATACGATTTCTCt GCCGAGGAAGAAGTTGGTGGAAAGAAGGAAGATAAACGATGGATATTTAATGAATTCAATATTCGTAAGCCGCTGCGAAAGGGGGAATTTGGTAACGTCTTTTTTGCAAGACAGGAGGAG AAATGGCTTAAAGTGCTTTACTAAGACAAGCCACATCTCTTCTGGAAGGAAACAGGAATTGAGTTTTTTGCACTCTTCATCACGAAGCTGGAACACAACAGTATTGGGAAGAAAAGTTGCAGGAAGCAATATAAACTTGGTTATTCCTTGtgaaaagaaaaatgatgttgtCATACGCTATTTCATGCTACGTGCAACGCAACTTATAAATTCAAAAGCAAGAAGGATACAAGTAATGCAGCGACATGCTTTCAGGAAATATCAATTTGTACAAACATTATGA